In Alnus glutinosa chromosome 7, dhAlnGlut1.1, whole genome shotgun sequence, the sequence aaagcttaaatgaataaaaagagataaatttattcatttaatcataTGTTTTAACACTCCTCTCACATATGAgctcatattttcttttaataagtgaTGCCCAAcattcatggtatcagagttatAGGCTAAAGCTAGTATTCGATCCTATGATCGTGTGaattcctttattattttcttgtgaaattttggttttattttatttttcctatccTCTCCtctaattgaaaaaataaataaataaattccttttggtttgtttttttttttgtcaaacaagtgGTGTGCGTAACCTGTCTCATATGGAAacaagacaaaataataataataaataaaaaaaaaaaatcaagatagtTTTCTCATGCTTTTTCACATATGGATCTTGATCCAATCAACGACCCAAGTGGGTTCTTACTATTGGTCGTTTTTGTCAATCGTCGGCCTCAGCCTGCCATGACTGCCAGATCCCGACTATCGCCAACTATAATCATCAATCAGCCACAATCGGCCGTGTTCCACAATTTGCCGACACAAGTCTGATCTTGGCAATCGTACTTCTGCCACCAGATTGGTCACGAAAGCCTCACATGCCAGTCATCTTCTAGATCAGCTACGCTGCCTTCACCACTTCCATTTGTCTTCTTTGTCAATCCGATCTGCCTCACTACCAAAGCCCTTTGTCGCCACAAAGTTGTTGCTGTGAAACTAACCTAGGTTTCACTTATGGCATGTTTGTGGGTtctttggtttaaaaaaaaaaaaaaaaaagaatagaaaaattaGAATACCTTCAATAAGGATGAGCTGTTGTAAAACTTTCATTTTACAGCAACCAATTATAAGTGGACAACTcatcaaaaactaaaaaatacaataaaaattataataaacatgaaaacaccCAATATTTTTCCTACTCATCTCTGTTCTTCTCTAATCTCCCATGCAACCTCCGCTGTACCCTTGCCCAAAGACCAGTAAGGCTGGCTAAAGCTACTGCTGGAATCCATGGAGCCACTGTCCGAATTTGGTGACAGATTCGGAAAGAGAAAAATCCGGCGAAAGAAAAATTTGGCGACAGAGACAAATCCAACTTTGGCCAATACTTCGTGTCCTGGCCTACACTTGGGCAaatctgaagaacaaaaaatatttaatttcctACCACAAGTTTCAGGTAATCTTTATCAATATTTCTTCTAATTCCATCCGAGTCATTGACCTCAAGGTCTCAATTCTCTCCACGAAAATTTTGAAGACCCATTTATTCTTGATTTCTTAATCCCCAATGCCCCTACGCACACTTTTACTACAAAAAAATAGGTGTTTTAAACAGTTtttttggagccgttttaaggcattaaaacggctcaaaaaggtttgagactttttttttgaGCTATTTTCCAAACGGCTCCACATATCAAGTATTAAAGTCTTGATTTGAGCCGTCTTTACTAAAACGACTTCAAccgttttgagccgttttagaaaAACGGTTCAAACCGATTTGAaccgttttaataaaaccggCTCAAACCAGTTGGAGTCATTTTaaactaaaacgactctaaataattgAAGTCATTTTAAGgaccctaaaacgactctaaattttattttaaaaataaataaataaaaccattattttttttggacctattttaaggaccctaaaacagctctaaatttatttttaaggtctctaaaacaactctaaataaaaataataataataataataatatttttattattttttttttttaagaaagaacACTCAGTTAAATTTTTGAAACCCAGATCCAAATGCCCAAGTTCCAACCTCCAACGAAGACTGCAGCTTTACCAAGGATTCaatactttttgttttctcatgAAATTTACTTGTTTCCTAGGCCAAGTAAGGTCAGGATCCCACATAACATTGATATTATGTATGTCAATCTATCATCTGTCATAGCAACACGCTCAAGCGCACAAGTATCCACTACCTTCTTTCTCTCATTCTTGCCAAGAACCACACTAAATTTCAAAGCTTTTTGCAAAAAGCCATATGGGAAACTTGCGGATTTCCAGATCAAAGCTCTCTACGACAAAGAATGATAAGTGTTGGGAAATAATCCCGATTCTGCCCAATGGGCCAGAATCGCAGCCCATTAGAATCTTTCTGGGTTAATTGCCGAGAAAGGTACacaaagtcggtaatttaccgaCTCCACATAAAGGTGAAGGACGGTAAAAACCGACCTTGTAGCAACCAGGGAAGAAAGCCCACTACCTACACAATAGCTATCACTAAGGAAGGTGTCCCCACAATCTAAGAGCAGTTGAGGACCGACTCCACGATCTCAAGGCGGTTGAAAACCGACTCCAGAATGATCGTGGAGCACGAACCACGACTCCACGATCTCAAgacggttaaagaccgacttggccATGATCGTGAAGCATGTGCCCCAATCCCACAATTTGAGTAGTCGATAAGTGCTCCAGatctgacacgtggtccaatggaAGAACCAGATCGCTCTCAGCATTTTATGTATAAATACTTCACAACTGGACAGATAAATTCAGATTGCTCATTGTAATAAAAGAGTGATATACACTTGGGATAAAACTGAcaaaggcatcggagtgggattatCGGATTCCCCCCGAcgtagtttttatattttgcagGACAGCAGAGATAGGCTCTTCTGATTCATCAActaccataccagaaactgttctaacagtttGGTGCCGTTTGTGGGAAACGACTAGCAAATGTACGTCGTTTACTACgcaaacaaaattatttgaaatggTACGAACAAGAGCCAAGACTTCAGGAGCAAACAACCTTCGTTACGAGACGAGGGGTGTGTCTCACCAGAATGCAGTTGAGATGGAGGCACGAATAGCTCAGATGTCTAGGGACATGGAGGTTCTAACTCAACAGAACCTTCGTCTGTTGAGGAGTCTATCGGACGAACGAATTCCTGAAGTGGCTGAGGGAAATGAAGAAGGAGAAAGCAATACCCATAATGAAGAAGACAGGGAGAGCAGAAGGGTCACGGAAAGAACCCAACCTGAAGACCGACCCCAGCAAGGTGAAGGGGTCGCGAACCCTCCTTTTGGTGAAGGAATCACGAACCCTCCTCCTGGTGAAGGTATGGTGAATCCTTAATATGAAGAAAGAAGGCTTAACGAAGCCATCGCCACACTCGATGAGAAGTATGAAGAAAAATATAACCAGTTGTAGCTTGAAATCCagcaaaacaataaagaaaaaatttctcGGGTGGACAGCTTGTTGAACAGGTCTTCCCCATTCACCGATCGTGTCATGGCGATTCAGCTCCCCGAGAAATTTAAAATTCCAGCCATCCAAACTTATACCGGGATTGAAGATCCCACCGAGCATCTCGACAACTATAAGATGCACATGGATCTGCAGGGGACTCCTCAGGAGATGGAATGCCGAGCCATTCCACTTACCTTGTCTGGTTCAGCTCGGGATTGGTTCCGAAAACTCCCTTCGAGTTCCATCACATGTTTTGATGATCTCGAACGGAAATTCGTAACTCAATTCCTGCCCCGCAAGAGGAAGAAGCCTTCTGGGCAACTGATGGCGATGCGCCAAAAAGAAGGCGAGTCTCTGAAAGATTATGTGGTCCGATTCAATCAAGCGAAGCTCACAGTTGATAATCCAACCGAAGAAATGGTCTATGCTGCCCTCTATCAGGGCTTACGGGTGGAAGGGCCCTTGATGTCAGAAATTGCTCTCAATCATCCTAAAAATTTGACCGCCCTCACGGACGTGATTGAGAAGTATGTAAACCAAAAGGAAACCCTCACGGCTCTGAGGGAATTCCAAAAGCAGAAGGTTACGGAGTCAAACAACTtcggaaaaaaaggaaaaaaaaagggctagAAAGAAGAGAAGCAGACTGAAACAAAAAAAGCCATGGAACCAACAAAGTATTACCAGTTCTCCATAGATGAATGGACTCCCTTGAATTCTCCCATTAACAAGGTATTGATGGAAATCAAGAAGGATCCGCAATACGAAAGGCCTTATCCCCTTCACAATAAGCGTGTGAGggaagaaaatagaaacaagTTCTGCGCGTACCATGATGCTCGGGGTCATGTCACCGAGGAATGCAGAAATCTCAGAATCCTTATCGAGATGttcataaaaaacaaaaaactactCCGTTTCATAGCAGACAACCAGGGCCAGCCTCGGCAGAATCAGAGGCCTCAAGAGCATCAAGACCGAGAGCAGAGACATAGAGAGCGTTCTCCTCAGAGACATAATGAAGATCACCGAGGCAGAAGAAGGGAGGAACCTCAGCGAGACAGAAGCAGAAGCAGAGGGGCACAAGGTCATGGACTGCGGAATGAGCTGGTCATCGCCGACATCCGAACTATATTCGGAGGTTTTGGCGGAGGGGGAAAGACGAGTGCAGATAGGAAGGCCTATGCTCGGTACCAGAAACATCAGGAGGTGATGCCTATAGAGAGACCCCACAAATCCCACCGAAGGGAATCTATAATGGTGGGGTTTTCAGATGAAGATTATGCAGGAGTTTCACTTCCACATACCGACGCGATCGTGGTCACGCTGCAGGTGGCTAACCACCGAATCCATCGAATGTTCATCGATAacgggagctcggctgatatcctATATTGGTCGGCCTTTCGAAACATGGAGATTAGCCCGGAAAAGGTGATCCCGGCTACCTGCCCTTTGGTGGGGTTTGCCGGGGAACAGGTCCTGCCGGTCAGGTCTATCGAACTCCCTGTGACTGCTGGGGATTATCCGACCACAAAAACTATTAtggttaagtttttgttgatcgATAGACCCTCGGCCTACAACGCAATTATTGGAAGGACAACGCTTAATGATCTGAAAGCGATCACTTCCACTTCACATTTGAAGATCAAATTCCCAACCGAGAGAGGTGTTGGGGAAGTAAGGGGAGAACAGGGAGTGGCATGTCAGTGTTACAATATAACGCTGAAAGGAGCCCCTTCACGAAGTAGCTGCAGGGAGAAAGGCGAGCAATAGCAATCATAACAGGGGGAATCAATAGAGGAGATGGAAGAGGTTGAAGTATGAGGTAACTAGAAAAAAGTTAGGGTCGGATCTCTGTTATCTCCAGAAATCAAAGAATCTTTGGTAGCTTTCCTTCGAAATAATACCGACATGTTCGCTTGGTGCCATGACGATATGTCAGGAATTGATCCTTCGGTAATTTCGCACAGGCTAAATGTCGACCCAAACCACCGGCCAGTTAAGCAAAAAAGAAGATGCTTTGCTCCAGAAAGAAACCGGGCCATACATGAAGAAGTGGAGAGGCTATTAAAAGCCGGTTTTATCCGAGAGGTGGACTACCCTCAGTGGTTGGCCAACGTTGTCTTGGTGAAAAAGTCGAGCGAaaaatggagaatgtgtgtgGACTTCACTGATCTCAACAAGGCTTGCCCAAAAGATAGTTTCCTTCTCCCCCGGATGGATGTCCTAATCGACTCCACCTCGGGGCATGAGCTCTTAAGTTTTATGGATACCTTCTTGGGGTATAACCAGATCCACATGAGCGAGCTCGatgaagaaaaaacttcttTCATCATTGACCGGGGGTTGTATTGCTACAATATGATGCCATTTGGTTTGAAGAATGCCGGTGCAACCTATCAACGGCTAGTCAACAGAATGTTCTGTGACCAGATCGGAAGGAATGTAGAagtatatgtggatgacatgtTGGTGAAAAGCCGAAAAGCGACCAGCCATCTAGCCGATCTCGAAGAAACCTTTAACACATTAAGGAGATATTGAATGAAGTTAAACCCAGCGAAATGTGCTTTCGGTGTCTCATCCGGAAAGTTTATGGGATTCATGGTCTCAAGTAGAGGAATCGAGGCAAACCCCGAAAAAACCGAGCTGTGCTGGAAATGTAAGCTCCccgaacaacaaaacaactgcAGCAATTGACTGGGAGGATTGCAGCCCTAAACCGGTTCATCTCCTGGTCGACAGATAAATGTTTGCCTTTCTTCAAGATACTCCTGAAGGCGCTTGTTTGGAGTAACGAGTGGGAAATGGCTTTTGGTCATTTGAAAGAATAcctagccaacccaccactcCTAAGCTCGCCAGAGGAAGGAGAAATTCTCTACCTATACTTAGCAGTGTCGCCATCAGCTCTTAGCTCGGTCTTGGTCCGAGAGGAGTCGGGTCTATAAAAGCCAGTATATTTCACCAGCAGGGCGCTACACAGGGTCGAAGAAAGGTATCCTCGAATTGAGAAGTTAGCTTTTGCCCTTATCACTTCAGCCAGGAGGTTGAGACCATACTTCCAGGCACATGCTATAAGGGTACTCACAGAGTATCCTTTGAAGAAAATATTGCAAAAGCCAGACCTCTCAGGAAGGTTAGTAAATTGGGCTGTGGAACTCGGAGAATTTAACCTGGAATTTCATCCGAGAACCACCATCAAGGCCCAAGTTCTGGCAGACTTTATTGCAGAATTCAGCAATCTCCCCGAGAGCCATGAAACGCCTGCAAAAGAAGCATGGATAGCTTATGTAGATGGATCATCCATGAAGTCCCGAAGCGGAGCTGGGGTGGCCTTGATAACACCGGATAAGGAGGAAATTGCAGTGGCATTAAAGTTAGACTTTCCAACCACAAACAACGAGGCGGAGTACGAAGCAGTAATAGCAGGCCTTAGCCTGGCAGAACATCTAGGAGCAAAAAACCTCTAAGTCTGAAGCGACTCACAGGTTGTTGTCGGCCACATCCAAGGAGGATCCTAGGCCAAAGGtgaaaaaatgataaagtacCTTGCCAAGGTGTTGGGTTTTTGGGACCGTTTTGAACGATTGGTGGTCACACAGATCCCGAGGGCTGAAACAGACGAGCCGATGCACTAGCTTGGCTGGGATCGGCAACGGACGAAATGATTTCAGCCTCAAAACACCGGGTTATCATTCTAGACAAGCCTTCCGTGGATGATGCTGGATCGATAATGTAGATCCATGACGCCTACGTAATTCCTGAGTGGGCGAGGTACGTGATTGAATATCTTAAGGATGGGCCACTGccaaatgacaaaaaagaaGCTCGAAAAATCCGGATGCAATCAACACGATACACTCTTGTCGGTAACATTCTATATCACTGAGGCTATTCAATTCTACTATTAAAGTGCCTCTCAGCGAATGAGGTTGAGTATGTGTTAAAGGAAATTCATGAGGGAGTCTGTGGCAGTCACTCGGGGGGTAGAATGTTAGCACACAAAGCTGTACGAGCTAGCTACTATTGGCCAACGATGAATCAAGAATCAATGGAAATGGTCCGAAGGTGTGACAAGTGTCAAAGGTTTGCAAAGTTACAAACCAAACCACCAGTAGAACTCAGCTCGGTTTCTTCACCATGGCCGTTTGCCCAATGGGGGGTTGACATTGTAGGGCCCATGCCCACAGGAAAAGGGAATTGCAGATTTCTAGTGGTCGTAGTGGATTATTTCACGAAATGGGCAAAAGCGGGGCCTTTAATGACTATTACAACTGGGGCAATTAAAAATTTCCTCTGGAAGGTGATCATATGTAGATTTGGGATACCTTACAACCTAGTAACTGAAAATGGAACATAGTTCAACTGCAAACCATTCCAGGAGTGGTGCGATGAGCTTAAGATTCGACATGTTTTCTCGTCAGTATATCACCCGCAGTCAAATGGGCAGGTCGAAGCAACAAACAAAACTCTAGTGaagatattgaagaaaaaactcCCGAAGCGTAAGGGAAGATGGGTAGAATACTTACCGGAAGTCATGTGGTCATACCGAACGACAATCAGCTTGGCAACTTCTGAAACTCCTTACTCACTAGCATTCGGAGTCGAAGCAGTGATCCCAGTTGAAATAGGTTCCCCAAGCTTCCGCATTCAGCATTATAATCCTGGGTTCAACAGCACAGGATTAAAGCTACACCTAGATCTTCTGGAAGAAAAACGAGAAGATGCGAGAGTCAGAACTTCTACTTATCAAGAAAAAGCAGCTCGGTATTATAACAAAGGAGTAAAGCCCCGATCGTTCAATACTGGTGATTGGGTGCTTCGGAGGATAACAACGGCAGCTAAAGACCCCACAGAAGGGAAACTAGGGCCGGTCTGGGAAGGACCATTCCGGGTTATTAGAAGCAATCCAAAAGGAGCATACCAGCTTGAAGATACAAACGGGAAAAAGCTGCAAAgaccatggaatgccgagcatctCCGGAAGTATTATATGTAATTCTGgttatattatatgtaatctGTTTGTTTTTAAACTTAATGTTTATCAATAAAATGTAGATTCAGACAGCATATTAGATCCAAAAGACAACATTCGCGAAATGCcaagacttgaatcacgttaaggggattcaagtcggacaaattccgagacttgaatcacgttgaggggattcaagtcggacaAATTCCGagatttgaatcacgttgaggggattcaagtcgaaGAAATTCCGAtatttgaatcacgttgaggggattcaagtcgaaaaaatgccgagacttgaatcatgTTGAGAGGATTCAAGTCGGACAAATTCCTagatttgaatcacgttgaggggattcaagtcgaagaaatgccgagacttgaatcacgttgaggggattcaagtcggacaAATTCCGAGACTtaaatcacgttgaggggattcaagtcaaAGAAATGCCTTGACTCAAGTCCGAAGTTCAATattttgaatcaaaattcaaggaTACAAGAAAATGCAGCCTAATAAACTTAGGccaaattcaaaaatttacaCTTAGCCAATTTTGGCTAAGTGTAAAACCTAGACGGTACGGGAACAGAGCAGAAGAATAGAGTAAAAGGTACAACACCAACATAAATTTTTTGCAAAAGTACCGAATGTTATAAACATAGAAAAGCAAAGGCTTACAAAAACTCCCAAACAAAAGGCGtgccaaaaaattaaaaaaaaaaaatgctaagtttTGTCTACATTCGGTTCTTCGGAAACTTGGCTAGTAGGAGCCTCAATATCAGTGGCCTTAGTCGAAGCATCTAAGTCTGCCGGCTCGGTCACCTCATCAACAGGTTCGGCATATTCACCAACCCAATCCGGGATATCAGGAATCAAGTCTCGGCCTATTTCCCGTAGCTCTAATATAGCTTGCTCGAGAACATCCATAAAGTCGGTATAGTTCAGCCCTGCAAAATTTGGGGAAGGCATCAAAGGGTAAAGCACAAATTCTTTGAGGGAATCAAAACCCCAGCTAAATTTGTTAACCCAGGTTCGATCCCGAACCTTGGTGAATGCGAGAATTTGACTATGGAACCGATCGGCCTTTGATTTATAATGAGCAGCCTTCGATTTATAATGCTTGGACTTCTTCCGCAGCTCACGAAACTTGAGTTTAGCTTCTTGTAAATCGGCCTGAGCAGCTTGTAAGCTCAATTCAACCTCCTTTAACTTCTCCTCCGCGGCACTCTGAGCTTCTTCAGCACCCCGCCGAGCATCTTCGACGTTTCTCCTTTGCGCCTTCGCAGCACTCAAATCGGCTCGCAGCACAGTATTACTACATGATGTGGCCGAATACCTCGCCTCGACATTGTCATTATGAGCCTTAAGCGCAAACAATTCACGAGTCCGCGCGTCCAGTTGGGCGGATAGTCCTTGACTGGCTTCCTCGGCTGTATTTCGCATAAGCTCGACATCAGCAATTAGTGCATCATGATTAGCCAATTCTGATTCCCGCTCGGCGAGAAGCTTACTCAGCCGGGCCACTTCTGATTCCAGGGATAGTCTCCGGGCCaactcgagctcaagctcagaAATCCGTTGTTGAAGTCCGGCCACTACCGGGACCTGATTTCGGTGGAAATCCCTATGCTGGTCAAAAAGAGCAAAGGTATCCACCAATTGCTGCCGAGCAAAGAAGAAacttagaaaataaaaacatcaaaagCCAAATAAAGGATCAAAAGAAACTTACCATGGTTTGCAATCGGACTAATGAGGcgatcatatcctcggtcgaaATGCAACCGACGGTACTTTGCCCTAAGTAGTCGGCTAGAGTTAGGGCCCGAACCTCATCCATAATTGGCCCAACTAAACGCTCTTCCAAGGAGGCCTCGTCAAATTCATACTCCCAGATTGGCCTAAAAAACCCGACAGAATCGCGAGTAGGTCCCTTCGTTGGCCCGTCTTCTTCAGTTCCAAGTTCGACGAAAGGCCTACTAGAACTCGGTTTTGCCCTCTCTGCCACAGGGCAAACTATAGGTCTGACGCTTGGTCCTGCGGCTGCGCT encodes:
- the LOC133873449 gene encoding uncharacterized protein LOC133873449; this encodes MAIQLPEKFKIPAIQTYTGIEDPTEHLDNYKMHMDLQGTPQEMECRAIPLTLSGSARDWFRKLPSSSITCFDDLERKFVTQFLPRKRKKPSGQLMAMRQKEGESLKDYVVRFNQAKLTVDNPTEEMVYAALYQGLRVEGPLMSEIALNHPKNLTALTDVIEKYVNQKETLTALREFQKQKVTESNNFGKKGKKKG
- the LOC133873450 gene encoding uncharacterized protein LOC133873450, which produces MEPTKYYQFSIDEWTPLNSPINKVLMEIKKDPQYERPYPLHNKRVREENRNKFCAYHDARGHVTEECRNLRILIEMFIKNKKLLRFIADNQGQPRQNQRPQEHQDREQRHRERSPQRHNEDHRGRRREEPQRDRSRSRGAQGHGLRNELVIADIRTIFGGFGGGGKTSADRKAYARYQKHQEVMPIERPHKSHRRESIMVGFSDEDYAGVSLPHTDAIVVTLQVANHRIHRMFIDNGSSADILYWSAFRNMEISPEKVIPATCPLVGFAGEQVLPVRSIELPVTAGDYPTTKTIMVKFLLIDRPSAYNAIIGRTTLNDLKAITSTSHLKIKFPTERGVGEVRGEQGVACQCYNITLKGAPSRSSCREKGEQ